The DNA region TAATCTGTCGCTTTAAGTAAATGTCAATAAAAGAGAAAAAGCATCCAATTGATTTTGGGTGCTTTTTTCATGGAAAAAACTAAATAAATAATTGATGAGAAGAGTGGAAAATACTTGTAAATGAAATCATCAAGAGATAGAATGTATCCATAGATAAATTTTATCCACGAATGGAGGGTATTCAATGAAGATGAAAAGTGGGGTTGAACAAGCCCTTTGTATAATGATTATGCTGGCAACCCAGGCCGATCACCGTCCCATAAAAAGCACAATTTTCAGTCGGCGTCTTGAGGTGTCTGATTCATACCTGAAAAAAATCATGCGTTCTTTGGTGGTTTCAGGTTTGGTGCATTCTATAGCTGGTAAGGATGGCGGTTTTGTATTAAAGAAATCACCTAAAGATATGACGATGTTACATATTTATGAAGCGATTGAGGGCAAAGAAAGTTTTGTTCGACCAACAAATCTAGCAGAAAAAGTATTTTTACATGCTGATAAAATTAAGAATAAAAAACGCGAAGTATTAGATGTATTTTCTGATGCTGAGCAATTATTTAAACAACGATTACAAAAATATACACTTGAATCATTATTAATGGCAGGCACTAATGAAGTGAATGTTGTAGATTGGGAATCAATTGTTACTTCTAACGAAAAAGAATAAGAATGGACGTGTGCTACTTTGATTAAGCAAGAATGGCAATCAATATTTACAAAGAAAAAAATGATCATTATTTTACTAGGGATAGCTTTTATTCCTTCGTTATACACAGTAATTTTTTTGAGTTCTATGTGGGATCCATATGGAAAACTTGCGAATTTACCAGTAGCCGTTGTGAATGAAGACAAGGCAGTTCAATATAATGATGAAAACTTAGCAATAGGGGATAATTTAGTGGGTGAGTTGGAAAATTCAGATGAAATGGATTTTGAATTTGTGTCAAAATCAGATGCTGAGGCTGGATTAAAAGATGGTGATTACTATATGGTCATCACCATTCCCGAAAATTTCTCAGAAAACGCCACGAGTTTACTTGAAGATGAACCCAAACAAATGACCTTAAATTATGAAACCAGCGCGGGACATTCTTATATTGCCTCCAAGCTAACCTCTTCTGCAGCTAATACGATTAAGGATTCGGTATCTAGCGAAGTGACTAAAATATACGCGGAAACAATTTTTGCACAATTACAAACTGTGGCAGATAAAATGCAAGATGCTGCGGATGGTGGTAGTCAAATTAAAGACGGTGTAGAAGAAGCTGCAGATGGAAATGCTACAATAACAGAAAATTTAAACACTTTAGCATCATCAAGTCTAATTTTTGCTGATGGGGCAGATAGCTTAGATGTTGGTTTAAACACATATATTGATGGTGTCAGTCAAGTAAACGAAGGTGCTACGGCTTTAAACGAAGGTACCAGTCAATTAACAGATAGTATGCCTGCCTTGACATCGGGCGTAAGTCAATTGACTAGCGGTGCAGGCGATTTAGCTGATGGTAGTGCTACTCTAAGTGCTGGGTTAACTACTTTGTCTGATAATACAGTGACATTAGCAGATGGCGCTAATAGTTTGAACGATGGCATGGTGCAATTAGCTGAAGGGAGTCAGGCTTTAACAGATGGCTTATCACAATTAAATGCGAGTCTAACAAGCGAAGACCAGGCTGCGAAAATAACAGCTTTACAAACCGGATTAGATCAAATGAAATCAGGTTTAGATAATTTAGATAGTAGTTTACAGAATTCAAGTTTAGCTGGAGACTTATCAGATGTTACTGCCCAATTAGAGACATTATCGACTGCAATGGCAGATGTGCAAACACAATTGACCAGTATTGTAGCAGTTAGCGACCCAACTAGTAATACAGAAGCTGTTTTAACAGCAATTGAAGCAAGCGGGGCTGCATTAACGCCTGAACAAGAGGCTGCAGTTAGTACGGCTGTTGCAAACCAATTTACGACAGTGGCCACTACTCAAGCGGGCTCAGTTCAAACGATTTCTACTGATTTATCGTCTCTATCTAGTTTGCAAGACGTTGATGTCACGGCAATTGGTAGCCAGATTGCTAATTTACAAGCAAGTGTTCATCAATTAACTGAAGGGTATGATGCTTTATATGATGGTACCAATACCTTAATTGATGGCGTTAACCAAGTGGCATCTAGTAGCGATACCTTATTAGCGGGCGCACAGACACTGGATGCTGGAATAGATCAAGCACAAAGTGGTGCTACTGCATTAGCTTCAGGTATGAGTCAACTGAATGACGGTACCCAAGAATTGAATGCGGGTGGTTTATCACTAACAGATGGTTCTAATCAATTGAGTGAAGGTCTAAATACATTGAATAGCCAAACAGGCACTTTGGCTGATGGCGCCATTCAATTGCAAGCAGGTACACAAGCCTTGGCTGATGGTACTGGCCAACTAGTTGCTAATAGTGGTCAATTAACTGATGGTACTAGCCAACTTGCAGATGGTGCAGGGCAAATTGCAGATGGGGCAGATCAATTGGCGAATGGTTCACAAACATTAGGTGACGGCCTAGGCACAATCGCTGATGGTACATCTGAATTAAGTACACAGTTAGCGAATGGTAGTCAAACGCTGAACGAAGTTGATGCAACTGACAATACGTATGACATGATGGCAGAACCAGTCGACACTAATCAAACTGAAACCGCACCAATTCCAAATAATGGTACAGGGATGGCGCCATATATGATGTCTGTTGCTTTATTCATCGGTGCAATTACCTTAAATCTAATGTTCGATAGTTATACACCTAAAGGTCGCCCTAAAAATGGCATCAGCTGGTGGGCAAGTAAATTCTCTGTGTTGGCAGTGGTTGGTATTTTACAATCCTTGATTATGGTATTTCTATTACATACAGTGAATGGTTTAGAAACATTTTCTATGAGTAAAACATTACTCGTAACGATAATAACGGCCTTAACTTCAATTTCGATTGTCATGTTATTTAATTTATTGTTTGATAAAATTGGCTCTTTCATAATGTTAATTTTCTTGATTTTACAACTGTCAGGTTCAGGTGGTACCTATCCAATTCAATTGTCAAATCCATTCTTTGAAGCGATCCATCCCTACCTACCAATTACTTATTCTGTAGATGCCTACAGACAATTATTCGGTATAGGTGGTAGCATACGCACTGATGTATTTGTTTTAACGTCAATTCTGATTGTGTTCACGCTTTTAATCATTCTCTTCTACACTATAAAGTACAAGAAATTGAAAGCAAATGACTTTAAGACGCAAGCAGCAGTGTAGTGCAATTTTGTTAAAAACACGGTTAGGGGAATGTTACCTTACCGTGTTTTTTGATGTGGATTCAATTGCAGTCGGATTTCGCATCCTGTCTGACCGCCCGCGCTCACATCCTGTGCAATATTACAGTTTTTTTACGTTTGTTTGTATTTATCTAACATTTATATTGAAAAATGGCCCTTTCATGTATAATGGGAGTAATGATTTTACTAGAAGAGGAGTCGCTATATGTCTAAGAAAGCACGCGAAGATTTTTACAAAAAGCAAAAAGATCTTGATCGTAAAGCAGAATCTACTGCTTCGAAAATAGCTAAATGGTTTTTAGTGGTTGCAGCAGCACTTATTGTGGTTGTTGGTTTATCCCTAACGTTTATGATTTTTACAGGAGGTATCGGTAGCTCGGACGAAACAGTCGAGGTTACCATACCAGAAGGGTCGACAACAGCCGATATTGCAAGCATCTTGGATGATGAAGGCATTATCTTTAACGATTTCCTTTTTACAACTTATTTAAGATTCTTTGGGAATGACGCGATTGAAGCGGGTACTTACACCTTACACAAGAATATAGGCTATACAGATGCTAATAACGAGCTACAACAAGGGGCTACAGCTCAAGTTGACTCAGTGGCTATTCCTGAAGGTTCATCGCTAGAGGCTATTTCGCAAATTATTGCAGACGCACTTGGCATTGAACAAGAAGATGCGTTAGCACAAATGACGGATGACGGTTTATTCGATGAATTATTGGCGACATACCCAGAATTATTGACTAACGTATCTGAAAATGACGACGTGCGCTACAAGTTGGAAGGCTACTTATACCCAGCAACTTATGAGTTGTCATCAACTGTAACGGTTGCAGACATCGTGACTATGATGGTTGGGGAAATGGAAAATGTTCGTCAAACCCACACTGCTGAAATTGAAGCGTCTGGTTTCACCTTCCATGAATTCTTAACCTTAGCTTCATTGGTTGAAGCAGAGGCATCTTCACTAGAAGACCGTGAATTGATCGCTGGTGTATTCATGAACCGTTTAGAAATCGATATGCCAATTCAATCAGATATTTCAGTTTTATATGCGAACAATACGCATTCAGCTTATGTAACTAACGAGGATGCAGCAGTTGATTCACCGTATAACTTGTACATCAATACTGGTTTTGGACCGGGACCATTTAACAACCCTGGTATCGAAGCTATCGAAGCTTCTATGAATCCAACAGAATCTGACTACCTATTCTTTGTGGCCGATTTAACAACCGGTGAAGTATATTATTCAGAAACATACGAAGAGCATGATGCTTTAGTTGAACAATATGTATCTGAAGAGAATGCCGACCTATAATCAGACGGGTCAAATACGATTAAAAAAATAAAAATAGCTTGAATTTACTTGCAATTGAGAACATTTTTCTCTATATTTAATAGCAGTGAATTCGAGCTTATTTTTAATATCAGGAAGGTGTGTTTTGAATGCGTAAGCCAATCATCATTGGTGTAACAGGGGGTACTGGTTCTGGTAAGACTACTGTAACCCGTAAAATTATTGAAGAATTTGGAGATGTAAGTTTAGCTTATATTCCACAAGATGCTTATTATAAAGATCAAAGTCATTTAACAATGGATGAACGTGTGTTAACTAACTACGACCACCCATTTGCATTTGACAATGACTTACTTAGCGAGCATATTAGACAATTATTGGATGGACAAGCTGTCCAAATGCCGGTTTATGATTTCACTCAACACAATCGTGCAGAAGAAACGATTCGTGTAGAACCAAAAGAAGTTATTATTATTGAAGGTATCTTAATCTTCTCTGATAAAGAGCTTCGTGATTTGATGGATATTAAAGTCTTTGTAGATACAGATGACGACATTCGTATCATCCGTCGTATTAAACGTGATATGGCTGAACGTGGCCGTTCTTTAGATTCAATTATCGACATGTACACATCGATTGTTAAACCGATGCATGAGCAATTTATTGAACCTACAAAAAAATTCGCGGATATTATCATCCCTGAAGGTGGATCAAATAATGTTGCAATCGATTTGATGACGACAAAAATCCGTTCAATCATTCCAAATGATTTAAAAATTGATTAATTAAAATTTTATTAGAAGATATCAGATAAAGTGTATTGCAAAAATTCTAGTTCCATGATATTGTGGGTCTATTCACTTTTGATAAGTTGAAATTACTATTGTTGTTAGGAGTAAAAGTATGGCAGAAGAAGTATACCCAATGACCCAAGAAGGTCTTGAGAAAATTCAACAAGATTTAGACGAGTTAAAAATTGTAAAACGCAAAGAAATTGTAGAACGAATCAAAATCGCACGTTCATACGGAGATTTATCAGAAAACTCTGAATATGAAGCGGCTAAGGATGAACAAGCTTTCGTTGAAGGGCAAATTCAAAAATTAGAAAAAATGGTTCGTTACGCTAAAATTATCGATCCAAATGAAATCGATGAAGGTATCGTTTCATTAGGTCGTAAAGTAACTTTTATTGAGTTACCAGATGGCGACGAAGAAGTTTACTCAATTGTTGGTCGTGCAGAAGCAGATCCATTAGATGGTAAAATTTCTAATGAATCACCGATTGCACAAGCATTAATTGGTAAAGGTGTGAATGATGAAGTAACGATCGAAACACCAGGCGGCGACATGGTTGTTAAAATCACAAGCGTTGACGCAATCTAATTCAAGCAAATTTCAAGACATATTCCTACCATTCGCGTGGTTGGGGTATGTCTTTTTTGCTATAAATGAAAAACTTTAAGGCTTAGGACCAATGTAAAAGGGATTCAGTTCTCATAAAATGGTCATATATAGTAAAATGTAGAAGTGGTATGATTAGAGTATAAAAATAGGATGGAGGGCAATATGAGAAATCTATGGATGATTTTAGCTTGTTTTGCCGGATTGATTGTTTTTACAGGTTTATTGGTTAGACCAGAAAATTTGATTTCCATTGTTGTCGGTTGCGGACTTTTAGCCGTATCTAACCGGGTAAAAATAAAAATGAATACAAAGAAACAGCAGCAAAGTTGGCTGAACTTGATACTAGTTGCCATTGGTTGTTTTCTAATTTTTATTGGGATTGTGACCTTGCCTTATGTTTCAAGTATTTTATTGGCGCTAATGATTGTTGGTTTGGTTTATTATGCGATTGTGAAAGATAAATCTGATAACGTAAAACATGACCTAACCTTGCGACAAACAAAAATTGTGGATGCAGAAGATGGTGTTTTTAAGGATCAAGAAAAGGAAGCCTTCTTAGAATTTGACCATTTATTTAATAATGGTCCTTACAAGGAAGAAGTATATGCCTGGGAAGATGTGGAGATGTACCATCTCTATGCCAATACCTTTATTGATTTCGGGTCAACGATTGTGCCTATAGGGACCAATGTGGTCGTGATTAATCAATTGGTTGGGCAAACTAAACTTGTGGTGCCTGAAGGGGTGGGTCTTGAACTACACGCCAATTGTTTTCGGACGGAAGTTAATTGGAACGGGGAAAAAGTGGCCCTAAACAATGAGCGTAAAACCTTTGAAAGTGCGTCTTATCAGCAAAGTAACCGGAAAATTTACCTACAAATTTCTCAAGGTTGGGGAACAGTTGAGGTGGTCTTCTTATGAGAGGACGTCGGTTTTTAACAATATTTATCGTTTTATGGTTGTCACTTTTGACGGTATCTCTTGGAACCTATATCTTTTTGATTTTGGCACCTAATACCATGAATGTCGACGGGTCATATCTTGAATTTGCCCGTTTAGTCCTACCATTTATGTATTTATTGGTCATTGATATAGTCATCTCATTGATTGCAACCTTAATCCTGTATTTCTTTTTATACAAGGACGAAAATAAATTAACGGCTAAGCTAACTGCCTTGGCTGCCAGAAAATATGATTCACCCATTTTTCAAGAGACAGAAATGGGCGTTTATGCTGGCCAGCAAATAGGTGAGAAAATTGAACGGTTGCGGGCCATGTTACAGAACATGGAAATGGCCTTGCAGGCAAAAACGGTGGCGGATGAAGCGAACTCAGAGATGAACAGAAACCAACTAGTCAAAGAGGAACGACAACGGATTGCGCGTGAATTGCATGATTCAGTCAGCCAGCAATTGTTTGCCATGACCATGATTTTGTCAGCTATCCAAGAGCAGGCGGACAATATGGACCCTGTCAACCGGCAATTGATCGATAAGGTGGCGGATATGGTGGACCAGGCTCAAGCTGAAATGCGGTCCTTATTACTCCATCTACGGCCAATTTCCTTGACCAATCAAAGTTTGGCAGAGGGAATTGAACAGCTCTTTAGGGAGTTAGAAACGAAGGTTAAGATTAATTTTGAAGCCACTGTGACGGACGTTCAATTGCTGCCCGAAGTGGAGAACCACCTATTCCGAATTGTGCAGGAATTATTATCCAATTCCCTGCGACATGCTAAGGCACAAATTATCGAATGCCATCTGTATGAGAAAGACCGAAATATTTATCTGCGATTTTCAGATGATGGCGTGGGCTTTGATACCGACAAGGAATTACTGCAGAACGGTGGGTACGGATTGAAAAATATCCAAGAGCGCGTGGCCCAGCTAGGTGGTTCGACCAACATTATTTCATTTGAAAACCAGGGCACATTGATCCAAATCGTAATACCAAGAAAAATGGAGGGCATATATGATTAAAGTATTGTTAGTAGATGACCATGAAATGGTCAGATTAGGCGTTTCTACCTACCTATCTACCCAATCAGACCTAGAGATAGTAGGGGAAGCTAAGGACGGATTAGAGGGTAAGAAAATGGCCTTATCACTGCAACCAGATATCATTTTAATGGATTTAGTCATGGATAATATGGACGGGATCCAAGCAACACAAGAAATCTTAGCTGAATGGCCAAAAGCCAATATTTTAATTGTCACTTCTTTTATCGATGATGAAAAGGTATATCCTGCCATGCAAGCTGGGGCTAAAGGCTACATTTTAAAAACATCTTCTGCAAGCGAAATTGCGTCAGCGATTCGCCGGACCTATGCGGGGGAATCAGTCATTGCACCAACAGTCAATGAAAAGCTGATTGCCCATGAAGTAGAAGCTAACCGACATCACCTACATGATGATTTAACTACTCGTGAACGGGAAGTCTTGCAGTTGATTGCTGCTGGTAAATCCAACCAGGAAATTGCCGATGACTTATTTATCACCTTAAAAACGGTAAAAACCCATGTATCGAATATATTATCTAAATTAGGGGTTGAAGACCGGACACAAGCAACGATTTATGCCTTCCAAAATCAATTAGTTAATTAGTCGTTTTATTGCAAAAGGAAAAACCTGCGATGCAAGCTAGTTCAGCTTTACATCGCAGGTTTATTTTGTTTATTAGTAATCGGTATGATTAGACAGGCATGACGACTGCCATAATCATTGGATTACGTTTTGTACGTTTATGCAAGAATGGTTGTAGGGCATTTTGCATAGCGTCACGTAAGATTTTTTCGTTTACTTTCTTACCTGAATTTAGATGACCGATAACAGTGGTACGGATTACTTTTTGTGCATCTTGGATTAAACCAACAGATTCACGCATGTAAATGAAACCACGAGAAACGATATCAGGACCAGCGAGTAATTCATTCTTAGTAAAGTCAACAGAAACAACTGCTAGGACTAAACCATCTTCAGAAAGGTTATGACGGTCACGTAAGACAATATTGCCGATATCCCCGATACCCTTACCATCTACGTAGACCGCTTCACCTGGGAAGCTACCTGCGCGACGCGCTGAGTCTTGCGTTAAGGCTAAGACTTCACCGTTTTGCATGATAAAGATGTTTTCGTGTGGAATACCAACTAATTCAGCTTGTTCAGCCTGAATAGATAGCATACGGTATTCACCGTGGACTGGCATAAAGTACTTCGGTTTCATTAATGACAGCATTAGTTTTTGCTCTTGCTGACCACCGTGCCC from Aerococcus urinaeequi includes:
- a CDS encoding RrF2 family transcriptional regulator, whose protein sequence is MKMKSGVEQALCIMIMLATQADHRPIKSTIFSRRLEVSDSYLKKIMRSLVVSGLVHSIAGKDGGFVLKKSPKDMTMLHIYEAIEGKESFVRPTNLAEKVFLHADKIKNKKREVLDVFSDAEQLFKQRLQKYTLESLLMAGTNEVNVVDWESIVTSNEKE
- a CDS encoding YhgE/Pip domain-containing protein, whose protein sequence is MIIILLGIAFIPSLYTVIFLSSMWDPYGKLANLPVAVVNEDKAVQYNDENLAIGDNLVGELENSDEMDFEFVSKSDAEAGLKDGDYYMVITIPENFSENATSLLEDEPKQMTLNYETSAGHSYIASKLTSSAANTIKDSVSSEVTKIYAETIFAQLQTVADKMQDAADGGSQIKDGVEEAADGNATITENLNTLASSSLIFADGADSLDVGLNTYIDGVSQVNEGATALNEGTSQLTDSMPALTSGVSQLTSGAGDLADGSATLSAGLTTLSDNTVTLADGANSLNDGMVQLAEGSQALTDGLSQLNASLTSEDQAAKITALQTGLDQMKSGLDNLDSSLQNSSLAGDLSDVTAQLETLSTAMADVQTQLTSIVAVSDPTSNTEAVLTAIEASGAALTPEQEAAVSTAVANQFTTVATTQAGSVQTISTDLSSLSSLQDVDVTAIGSQIANLQASVHQLTEGYDALYDGTNTLIDGVNQVASSSDTLLAGAQTLDAGIDQAQSGATALASGMSQLNDGTQELNAGGLSLTDGSNQLSEGLNTLNSQTGTLADGAIQLQAGTQALADGTGQLVANSGQLTDGTSQLADGAGQIADGADQLANGSQTLGDGLGTIADGTSELSTQLANGSQTLNEVDATDNTYDMMAEPVDTNQTETAPIPNNGTGMAPYMMSVALFIGAITLNLMFDSYTPKGRPKNGISWWASKFSVLAVVGILQSLIMVFLLHTVNGLETFSMSKTLLVTIITALTSISIVMLFNLLFDKIGSFIMLIFLILQLSGSGGTYPIQLSNPFFEAIHPYLPITYSVDAYRQLFGIGGSIRTDVFVLTSILIVFTLLIILFYTIKYKKLKANDFKTQAAV
- the mltG gene encoding endolytic transglycosylase MltG, which gives rise to MSKKAREDFYKKQKDLDRKAESTASKIAKWFLVVAAALIVVVGLSLTFMIFTGGIGSSDETVEVTIPEGSTTADIASILDDEGIIFNDFLFTTYLRFFGNDAIEAGTYTLHKNIGYTDANNELQQGATAQVDSVAIPEGSSLEAISQIIADALGIEQEDALAQMTDDGLFDELLATYPELLTNVSENDDVRYKLEGYLYPATYELSSTVTVADIVTMMVGEMENVRQTHTAEIEASGFTFHEFLTLASLVEAEASSLEDRELIAGVFMNRLEIDMPIQSDISVLYANNTHSAYVTNEDAAVDSPYNLYINTGFGPGPFNNPGIEAIEASMNPTESDYLFFVADLTTGEVYYSETYEEHDALVEQYVSEENADL
- the udk gene encoding uridine kinase, which gives rise to MRKPIIIGVTGGTGSGKTTVTRKIIEEFGDVSLAYIPQDAYYKDQSHLTMDERVLTNYDHPFAFDNDLLSEHIRQLLDGQAVQMPVYDFTQHNRAEETIRVEPKEVIIIEGILIFSDKELRDLMDIKVFVDTDDDIRIIRRIKRDMAERGRSLDSIIDMYTSIVKPMHEQFIEPTKKFADIIIPEGGSNNVAIDLMTTKIRSIIPNDLKID
- the greA gene encoding transcription elongation factor GreA — encoded protein: MAEEVYPMTQEGLEKIQQDLDELKIVKRKEIVERIKIARSYGDLSENSEYEAAKDEQAFVEGQIQKLEKMVRYAKIIDPNEIDEGIVSLGRKVTFIELPDGDEEVYSIVGRAEADPLDGKISNESPIAQALIGKGVNDEVTIETPGGDMVVKITSVDAI
- the liaF gene encoding cell wall-active antibiotics response protein LiaF, which encodes MRNLWMILACFAGLIVFTGLLVRPENLISIVVGCGLLAVSNRVKIKMNTKKQQQSWLNLILVAIGCFLIFIGIVTLPYVSSILLALMIVGLVYYAIVKDKSDNVKHDLTLRQTKIVDAEDGVFKDQEKEAFLEFDHLFNNGPYKEEVYAWEDVEMYHLYANTFIDFGSTIVPIGTNVVVINQLVGQTKLVVPEGVGLELHANCFRTEVNWNGEKVALNNERKTFESASYQQSNRKIYLQISQGWGTVEVVFL
- a CDS encoding sensor histidine kinase; this encodes MRGRRFLTIFIVLWLSLLTVSLGTYIFLILAPNTMNVDGSYLEFARLVLPFMYLLVIDIVISLIATLILYFFLYKDENKLTAKLTALAARKYDSPIFQETEMGVYAGQQIGEKIERLRAMLQNMEMALQAKTVADEANSEMNRNQLVKEERQRIARELHDSVSQQLFAMTMILSAIQEQADNMDPVNRQLIDKVADMVDQAQAEMRSLLLHLRPISLTNQSLAEGIEQLFRELETKVKINFEATVTDVQLLPEVENHLFRIVQELLSNSLRHAKAQIIECHLYEKDRNIYLRFSDDGVGFDTDKELLQNGGYGLKNIQERVAQLGGSTNIISFENQGTLIQIVIPRKMEGIYD
- a CDS encoding response regulator → MIKVLLVDDHEMVRLGVSTYLSTQSDLEIVGEAKDGLEGKKMALSLQPDIILMDLVMDNMDGIQATQEILAEWPKANILIVTSFIDDEKVYPAMQAGAKGYILKTSSASEIASAIRRTYAGESVIAPTVNEKLIAHEVEANRHHLHDDLTTREREVLQLIAAGKSNQEIADDLFITLKTVKTHVSNILSKLGVEDRTQATIYAFQNQLVN